taatataagattttaCATCAACAACACttagtatataaataagtgaATCTATATATTAAGTTTTGTTTACTAATCGTGAGTTAAGGTGATAATAAACTCATTGTGACATCCACTATAATTCTAAATAAACTAACTTTAGAAATGTGTTTTTAAAATTACGAATATAATTCAATAGATTAACAAGATTCTACATGATTTTGCAACGATagcttttttttacttttagaaTTTACAAACACACATGATTAAAGACAGCAGGGAGAAAACAcctaagaaaattattctcttaGATCGTTTGTATCTTCAAATACCTGCTATGTATTGccttacattatattttaattaataacttaCTTTTCTCAATTATATACTTTTGCTTGCTATAATGTTATTagcatctttttttataatcatattataaGCTTTATCATCATTGTTACTATAAATGGTTCTAACTTTTTGTGATctacattttcattataattatatttaagaaattgaGTTATCGCATTCTGTTGTCGTAAGATTacgataacaaatatattcttatttagaTGCCAGGAACATTATTAacctaaaataataaaaactctCTCTTAAAAGTATTTCATAGAGACCTGTAGatgttttaatgaattaattcggCATCATAATCAGTTCTACAAAGTGGCTCACCTGAAACTAATTGCTTTTGCAGCAAGAAGTCTATTGCACTCTGCTGTATCTGGTAATGGTATAGGCAAATATGGACTTTCGTTGTCTTGTTCTGTGAATTCAAATCTATGGATTCTTGGTTGTACTTTCATATCACCAAAAGGTCCTTTCAATATCAAATAGTGCAGGGGTAGAGGATATGTTGTTTTCGTTTTCAGAATTAACTATGAAACAAATTAATGGTATTTAGAACTGTTTTCTCATTGTGAAATTCGTAGATTTTACAACTActgataattgatatataccTGGTAAGTTATATCACGTTCAGAACTTTGAGTAGGATCGCGTTGACTATTGTTGATCCTCGCTTTCACGACCCATTGATTATTGAATGCCGTGAAACGAGATGTTTCATAAAACAATTTATGAACAAATTCATCGGTACGGTACGGCTTCATTTGTAAAtctagaaataattaaattctttagatttttaaattttatagataCCCTGTAATACAAGCAATGAGAGTAACAAAAATGAACAATAGGGTACTTGATTATTCACAGTGGggagatctaaaaaaaatattaaattattaaaacatagTAAATATTGctagatgaaaaatataaaattatataactttttcaaaataaataataaaatgggGAAAAGTGAGTGAAAACATCAACGAACGACATATACAGACCATTGAAAGTGATTTTTTCGTAGGACAAAAGATCAAAGACATTGTCATAGAGCCTACGTTCTTCTAAAGTACGAGCGTCAATGTCGCGTAAAGCTTCCATAACATCTGCTCCAGTGCGATGAGGATGAACGCAATGTGCTTCGTGTTCTGGTCCTTCATGGTTTGGACCTCGCCATGGGCAACCAATCCTACTGTATTTGCAACTTGATATCCTATATCAaagacaataattattatctataataaaataacaataaataagtattctctaattattacttatcatttgtttttgttaCCTTTCTTCGCACATCGTTTCTTCATGACGTTCCAAGGAATTCCGTGGGAATTCCTTGGCACAATATTGACATTCTGCCGGCAATTCAGATACTGCTTTTTCAACTGCCAAATTCCGAGATGCAGACGTTTTGCTGATTTCAATTCTGCAGTTAGGACAGGTAGCCAATTCATCTCGTAGCCTGGCATCTGCGAGGACATGAGTGAAGCAACCAGCACACATCAAGTGTCCATTAGTACACTGTGAACATCATTGTAACAagcattaatatatacatcttaATGTACTTTGTATATGATCTTTTTTAGATAcatcaataattttcaatcaaaTGCAAGGAAGTGTCATGTATCTACGAAGTATGTATTAGCAGTTTAAATGTGTCAAATGTATCTAAGGCTTCAATAGACTCGTTTGATTTTacataaagaaatatcattAGCCTatgatatacttttttattctgcTGATACTATACTTCTCTCATCAATAGAAACAtagtacatatttattaataataataatgagtcaaaataaaataagactaCAGTCATGTATATTACCATGATTTTGATGTTTTATAACCTGAAACACAAAATCATATGgatactattaataatttacgtattcattcataaattttcttatagacATTGACATAGATATCGCCAATGATACTATTTCTAATGCTGCCAGCAATGACAACAgatgggaagaaaaaaggataatgaTGCATGGGAACAGAGAAAAGGGATATTTTATGTGAAATAACTAACTAATAAcctttaaaacatttattttttttatactcttcAACTATACATGATGTACAGATTTTCCAAGaattcgctttctctctcgcactctcACGCTCTCGCCGTTTTTATAACTGGTTGGTATTGCAATTcccacatttatttataataactatcggataaataatattggaCTTTGTTCTTCATaactttttacaataaatatatggacgatataaaacagatataatattacgtaCTAAAAGATTATATGGATCTAACAATTTAATAGACTCTTACAATTTTCCTACCTAACCATTACTCTTTCAAGAGGTTAAAGAAGACACAAAATAACTATTTGATTTCTAATATGATTCTatctaaagaaaattgatgTGTAGGcaactatataaaaatttataaacaaggATGTACAAAAGTTTAATTTATGTCACctttgttaattaaaactatGCTGCATTAGTCTACAAAATGTACAATAAATACTATTCATGTGCTCGTTATACTCTTCAGTATTGCTAACAAAGGTAGGCAATTAGccaaattatatgtatgtaataacaTCGGGTAATATATTTCCAAATACAAGATACATATCTTTTTGAATAAAAGTGTTCTCACACAACAAAAGAATTTAAGGAAAAGGTAGAGAAAAATTACGCAACTCTAGAAATTTGGATCAATAACAATTGACTGTGAACATTTGGTTATCAGGATTCTTCAAAGTTAAGTACTATATGTACATGcatggatatatatacatattaattattaaataggaAGTGATAAGATTCTTTGTACCATTAAGACATTTTTTAAGTACTTCTTAAaacattattgatatattttcaattataaatcaatatatattacatacgaatgtgataaatattaatttataattaaagtaaattaatgtgtatgtaatatctacatacatatatatatatatatatatttgatcacgtttaaaaacaatatattttctactttaatATCCTACAATAATTATCTAAAGctgtagaaagaaaatttgtagaaattgaaagatgttatttttctcgtgacctttatgtatattaagatttatatagttggaaaagtaaaatacaatCGTCTTTTAACCATgcttttactattttattaaagtttCTCCATAATCTAtttgatcgattaatatttaaaatattattaattgaaagaGTTTTAAGAAatgaattgtattatatttttgtcaaaTTAATAGCATggtaattactattttttcagtctataaattacatattatcaATTAGGTTTTTTCTGAAATGCATTACAAGTTTACCTACCTgcgaaactttttttcttacctttagtttataatgtatatttccagtgattagtaaaaaaaaataatataccaaTAATATGCaagattacatatatatgcgaaGATAGTATATTACCTAATTTACATTTcacattaaataaatcaaaagaaaatgtcaaatatttaataatattaacaattgcAAATacctatttttatatatccagAGAGTGCAAGTAATCTATGCtcaaaagttatttatttttatagcacGTTATGGTAgtgtcgatataaaaaaaataaaaaaataaaaaatagaaaaattaaaaaaaaaaaaacagaaaaaaaattttaataattcttttgttttctttttcacataatttattcatttaatttgatCATACATAGACGATAcgaacataaagaaaaatgaaataggagagaaagagaatttgttTCGTattcttgttaaaaaaaataggaaaaaaatatatataacacataagAGACTACgtcgatgataaaatattttattatcaatgataatattacgataaaatatcgCCGTTAATTTTCGCTTAAaatggatataaaaaatatatatatatattttcagcCATGATAGAAGTCATTGACTACCATGGGACCACCACCAACTCACATAATGTCGCTAATTATCCGCTGACTCtaattataatcgaattaGCAAACGCGTCGAAAGCAGCTATTGTAGGTGAATGACCGTAATAAGTCaatatcgaagaaaggaaaacattcGTTTGAAgttcaaatagaaaaatggaaaattatcTAATGGCAGTGAGCTGGAAATCGAAGGAAATAAACTAcgtcgtaatatatatatacacacacatacataatatgACGCACATtcgtttatatacgtacatgtgtagcatatacacatacatatatatgcagaaGGAAGAAATGTCGCGCGCAAGGACAATGCCCAGACATTCCATGTTATTTAAAACGTGGGTGGAAGAACCGAATCACGATCGGGAAATCTCGCTCGAACGATAAAATCTCAAATTGCATATGATCAATcgtaatcaatataaaaagcttttctttcttctttttttaagatagGAGCACCGTAAACTTACCTGATAGACGGCCGCCCTGGGCAGATCAAGACAAACTGCGCAGCAGAGGATGCCGCCCAATCGGTGCTCCAACTTCTGCTCGGTTTTCCCATCGCCGCGCACCTGCTTACGACGCTTCTTGTCGGGCTCGAGGAAATCCTCGACCTTTTCAAGCTCGTCTCGCATCGGTGCAACCGACGCGGCCTGCTCTGAAACGCTGCTCGAGGAGGCAGCCTCGTTGCTCGGCTCCGCCATGTTCATTGTTTTGATTTTTCCTCTTGACGAGCGCGGTACGAGCCCTGGCGCAGACTGTAACGGACTTGTCCCAATATTCCGTTAGAGACGCCACCATCGTTCGCACACACGTCACTGATTGGCTGATCGAATGGACCACCAAGTAAcgacaaaggaaagaaacaatcTAGTTTTTGCCTTCGTTATAAAAAACACGCGAGTATTCtaattagattatatatttttatgtcattATATTAAAGTTTTTTGTTATACTGAAATACTGATAAATTGAAATCTATATCGTTTCTATTCTGATGAGGTTACggttaaagataaaaaaaattctacaaattaaaaaacgaacaCGCGCCATTTTAATCAGTGCCGCTATTGGAGCACGTGGCCAATTGCTAGATAGACGTCAAACATAACGACACCTATCCTAACGTTTCTCGCTCTTGCGCGTGTCAGATACCCTTATCTTGctactcttctttctctctgtctttctctatctttcacttCGATTTACGCATTCATTTTCGTCATCATATTCCCCTTCTATCTTTTGCGCGCCATTTTTTGTCTCAAATTCctaatgtttattttaatgtaattttcttgatttttacGGATACGATAGTGaagttttcaatataaaatggtacgtaaattattaataattgtataaaatgtaatactaagttcaaaaaagaaattaaagaaatcgtGAAATTGAAATGAATATGAGAGTGAAAATATTGTTACTTTATGTTCAAGTTTTTATTAACCCTTTTTCAACATAAGTATATCCTACCAATGCGTCGTTTTGTTATGCACACTCATTTTATATCAAGGTCACACACTAGAAATTTGTCGtacattatttcgaataattaaatgattattcaataatttacaaatgtaCAAATAGTGGAATTTAACGTCTTGATTCATATCGTAATAGCCAATTgaatattgttcttttttgtatttttgtcgCTTATCCAGCATCAGAAGTACTTGGAATTATAATTGTGTTTTgatcttcttattctctttgaCTATTAGTGTAatcaaaattttaacgaaaaaataacaatctttagataaaaattatttatgatacgTATCAATACAAACTACTTAGTAGAAATGTGTGATAAAGGTGATGAAATTGAAGGTTTTATGTACTGCAGTAAAGTCTTGATATACAATATGTAAGACTTTAATTATACTTTGGACGAATTAGGTATAATACTGCGCATGTTATAATGTGCGTagttttgattaattttatctgaCCATGTTTTGTATAGATTGTCGTAAAAAATAGCACTCATTGTGCCTGTTTATAGAGTTATAAACAATTCtattctaaatatattatcgtgCAGAACAAACATTTCATTGTAGTAAATAAAGGAATTACATAAGTGTAATTTtgaagtaataatttaaacaaagaaTTTTGAAGTAAATTGAAGAAATCATGCATCTAATAGATATACGACTCGATTTATGATATCTAATAAATGTTAtgttaatagaaatttataactAAAGTGTAGATAAAGTGGATGATGAACTTGTAGATTTTGTACTTTGTAAGTATTTCCAAATGTATATACTTTCAATGTATCagaatatcaatattataattgtacaaATTATTGCTTGGTATAGATAGTTTCCTCCAGGTCATGAAATACTTGCAGAacattcatttaataatatgtaatattcatTACATACTTCAATATAACATCCTTTTCTTTGACGACATACATAACCCAGAGTTTAAATACGTAATTCCTGCTAAATAGATAGTTTCATAAACCTtcctattttattaatatttacaattacaCATCTCTTTTATGTTGCCTACAGACTGTTTATCATACGTGCAGGAGCTATTTTTGAAAATCAcaattttggaaatatttatactCTACCTATATCTATCTTATGTTTAAGTGTTTGCGCTTATCCTCTGAACATTTTGACTTcctagaaaatataaataatttataatttatcataaaatctctttaataatgtttttataatatacctTCAATGGGCATTTCTCTTGTATCTTGATCGttaataattctcttttcatttcttatttccGTTATTGTATTTAGCATAGCAGTAGTTGAATTTTTTACAGCAATATAAGATTGTTCCAAACGTTTTagtttatcatttaattccaTGCTGGCTGCGTATATTTGTTTCACCTacaacattaatatttaagtagATCAATGATAGCTGATAATATtgtaatgacaataataattgttcatcttattaaaaagataatttaccTGTTCCGTTAATGATGGTAATGTAGTTATTTGTTCAGATATTTTTGCATATTCTCCTTGCAAAGATATAACCTTTGTACTAACATTTTGGGTCGTATCCAAGAGggaattcaatattttctggAATAATgcgatattattaacaaatacaataatgaataaataattctttttaattcaatagCTGTAGTTCATTGTAAATTTACATGATCTTTTTTCTGATCTTCACTAGTCCATTGAAGAGTTCTTGAAAGAGTTTCATTAACATGTGTCAAGTTATTTGTTACACGCAATATTGCGGCATTTAATTCTTCGGTTTTCAATTTGGTTTCATTGGTAGTTAAAATTTGAGGTTTTTgcgttatattaattaattcagaaACAGTgtgctataaaaataaaatgagaaaacaattaaatttttgaaaatctatatacttttgaatttaataaacttACCTGTATGTTGgtaatattttgtaacatAGTAGTTTGAATGTTTTGTATGCGCGTATTAGTTTCTTTTAATGTTGTTACAGTTGAATCCAAATCTCTTATTTGACTGCCCAATGAAACAACAGTCGTTGAAAGTGCTTTTAAATCTTTAGGAACATTGGCAAGTTCCGGAGCAGCGTGCACCCATTCTTGAACTTGATGCAATCCATGTTGTATGTTTACTAACTGCAATGAACTCTTATTAGACATATCAAATAcaacataattataattaatgagCATAAGTAATAAGATATGAGATATTTACCTGAATCGTAACATTACTTATTTGAAATCTAAGATCTGATAGATGAGAGAAAATAACAGTTTGATTATTTTGCAGATCCCTCGACATGGAATGACATTTTTGCAAAGCATCAGGAACACCCTCGTTACCAGCAATtactgtaatataataaacataagaGGAcctcataaaaaattaactaaGCCATTGTCAAATATGTAATAGAGAAACGCTGTTACAATTGTTACAGCTTGAATCGAGTGGTTGTTTGACATAAATGATGACAAGGTGAAATTATTTCTCCAAAATTTTTACAACGGATAAACATAGTTGCgacatataatttcattctggAATTAATTGTAACTAATTTACAAaaatcctatatatatatatatatatataaaaaggagaaaaaaagaaaaatcgatatttttattatcgtagaTTTTCAAGATACATGACTACGTGATTTTTCAAGTCCTTCACAGCAATACCTTGATCCAATTCCGTTCTTAAGGCGCTGAGTTGTTGACGAACATCAATAAAAAGCCATATTAAGCTAGCAGTAGCTAACACAGAAGCGCACGCCAAAAAGGCACTACAAGCTTTAAGAAATCCCGGACAAGCTTGGCTCCTTCTTCCTCTGCATTTGCGACTACTTCTTGTCGATGTGTTCCAATATTCTGAACGTTCGTCACTGCTATCCGTCAATAACTCCtgcaaaataaattatcgtcaAATAGTCATTGTTAAAAAAGACaacaattgatataaaaataattctatataaaaactttGCTTTAAGATAAACTCATACCTGAGAACTACGTTTGCCGGAAGTTCTTCTCGAAACAGCATGTGGAGGTGCAAGAGCATCTAATTCCTTacgtttcttcattttcttcgttggtTGACGAAGCGGAACCGTAACCGCTACCGAGTCCATCTCAAGTAAAACCTCCTCCTTCGTCTCCTTGATTtacatatacttattattCTTATGCCGAGGTATATTTCGAGGTGGTTGTAATTTAatacgttatattataatcattgaCTTTTAGTGTTTAACGCTAAACGTTCATGGTGTCTGGTTCATTGCGTCTAAAAAATGTCTGATGTTTATTTCATCGCGATACTTCTTCATGTTTAATAATGAAGTTTCGTGATGATAGTTCGAATAATCCAAGGAAAGAcatgtttgttcgttcgaagATCTTacctattattttatttaatttaacatacgtatgcatatcagtttcttttgtttcataCATAAACGTCTATAATTTATCtacacgtattttttttttttcttttgtaagcATATAACAATGAGCACTATTATAGTTGcacgaatttgaaaaaaattatgcaagaaaaattataacgaataaaacatGAAATTGTAAGAGccaatttatcgaaatttaaagaaattatcaaaCCTTATTGTTAGCTTCATTTATACTCGAGAAAAGATATCACTTTAAATTATTGAACATGTCTTCTTCGTATTCCCGTATATTGCGTTACATATTAATGTTATCGATAGAAATTAACATAAGTCTATGAATATACTTTCTCACATTAATTTCTGCACATATATGAAGAATATAAACGTGAAAACGAGAAATGAGACACTATTGCGATGCGAgctgaaataataatgactCACACCCAATATAAAGTACGATAGTAGTGTAATTCGAgttgtttataaattttttaataagtagAATATGTTTATTACGAGGAACAATAAcgggaaaacgaaaaagaagaaataaaaatatattatatttcttcaatGGAGTTAGTAAAATTAGAACTTTTCTGTCGTCAATGCATTTGTTATCGCTCTTTAAAGCGAAATAACACTTAAAACGAGATGCAAATGGTCTCGACGAAGTTAACCAAGAGGCTATAATCAACGGACGAGTGATACGGAGCGATTAAAAGACGATGCATTTACAACCGAACATTGTCGCGATACTACTGAGAAGCTCTTATCATCAAATTGGTGGCTAACAATAACAGCAGGTAAGCGCGCCTTGTAGGAGAACGCGCGAGCGCGTATCTTGAGGACACGTATAGATGCTCTGCTATTATACACGATTTctctatatgtgtgtttgtttgtgtGTACGTTTTGTACAGGGTGAGTCAATAATTACTGTCAAACTTGAAATAACTCTTTTGTTCAGTggcttaaaaatttttaaacgaaaaattatatagacaCGCTTATTGACTTTTTTATTGGCTAGCTGAAGAAATTATAGgtcacttttcttttgtttttatttatttattcctttgttctttttctttttttttttttaatcatcaataaaaatttatttcagacGGTAATAAATGCTGACTCAttctgtatatattatgtacttgtgtgtgtgtgtgtgtaaaacttgttatacatacacatatataggaAAATCAAGTACGTCTCGCCGAAGTACGTTCTGCcgtttttaaatcaaatacaCGTGACTATGTTACAACCTACTGTGTGTGATGtctgatgtgtgtgtgtgtgtacttgAGTTTGGTTGGttatgtgcgtgcgtgcgtgcgtgcgcgagTGAACTTGCTCGAAGTTTTCGTCGAGACAGTTTACTGCTTGCTTTCGTCTCTATCGCGAAACCAGGCCAGATTGTTTTCCGTCTGTGACGAATGATAACGAATATCAAGTAATCAAAGACCGTAAGAGAATGAGGTGACGATTTAGTAagcgaaataatattattgtttattttttttctttctgttttttttttgttttcgttgtcaagaaacatatttaaattactgtttcaatgtttaattttaattggatACTTTGTTGCGAGAATAGAAACTATCGTCGGATTATAAGGGACAATCCACgttggtgtgtgtgtgtgtgtgtgtgtatatatgtatgtatgtatatatttcttttaaatacatatgtacatcgtTATCTCGTTCAGATAATAACGTTATCGTAAATTTCTACCTTCAATGtgttctctgtctttttgttttttttttaaattacatatcAATATATCTCAATTGTATGTGGtccataatttattttattcgagcaAGGCACTTATAAAATACGTTTTTATTCAAAGCTTAACGAAATGTTTTCATAAAACATTAACGAAACGTTAAAACTTtacgatttgttttttcttaatcattcAATAAATCAATGACCAATTTGACATAatgtatcattttatttcattaatcagtcgttcgtttcgtttcgtttcgtttcgttttgct
The DNA window shown above is from Vespula pensylvanica isolate Volc-1 chromosome 18, ASM1446617v1, whole genome shotgun sequence and carries:
- the LOC122635449 gene encoding cysteine and histidine-rich protein 1 homolog; its protein translation is MNMAEPSNEAASSSSVSEQAASVAPMRDELEKVEDFLEPDKKRRKQVRGDGKTEQKLEHRLGGILCCAVCLDLPRAAVYQCTNGHLMCAGCFTHVLADARLRDELATCPNCRIEISKTSASRNLAVEKAVSELPAECQYCAKEFPRNSLERHEETMCEERISSCKYSRIGCPWRGPNHEGPEHEAHCVHPHRTGADVMEALRDIDARTLEERRLYDNVFDLLSYEKITFNDLQMKPYRTDEFVHKLFYETSRFTAFNNQWVVKARINNSQRDPTQSSERDITYQLILKTKTTYPLPLHYLILKGPFGDMKVQPRIHRFEFTEQDNESPYLPIPLPDTAECNRLLAAKAISFRLIMFLASK
- the LOC122635446 gene encoding uncharacterized protein LOC122635446 isoform X1 → MDSVAVTVPLRQPTKKMKKRKELDALAPPHAVSRRTSGKRSSQELLTDSSDERSEYWNTSTRSSRKCRGRRSQACPGFLKACSAFLACASVLATASLIWLFIDVRQQLSALRTELDQVIAGNEGVPDALQKCHSMSRDLQNNQTVIFSHLSDLRFQISNVTIQLVNIQHGLHQVQEWVHAAPELANVPKDLKALSTTVVSLGSQIRDLDSTVTTLKETNTRIQNIQTTMLQNITNIQHTVSELINITQKPQILTTNETKLKTEELNAAILRVTNNLTHVNETLSRTLQWTSEDQKKDHKILNSLLDTTQNVSTKVISLQGEYAKISEQITTLPSLTEQVKQIYAASMELNDKLKRLEQSYIAVKNSTTAMLNTITEIRNEKRIINDQDTREMPIEGSQNVQRISANT
- the LOC122635446 gene encoding uncharacterized protein LOC122635446 isoform X3 translates to MKILNNKEKTMQGNKETVNLLDLLSETESDIPDLVLTPRKKKVKRYRQGSTVKIKDSDICGCNKSDIRVISLWVVALLIIFWLIALSWVAAIFYGEIERMDTSIKLVIAGNEGVPDALQKCHSMSRDLQNNQTVIFSHLSDLRFQISNVTIQLVNIQHGLHQVQEWVHAAPELANVPKDLKALSTTVVSLGSQIRDLDSTVTTLKETNTRIQNIQTTMLQNITNIQHTVSELINITQKPQILTTNETKLKTEELNAAILRVTNNLTHVNETLSRTLQWTSEDQKKDHKILNSLLDTTQNVSTKVISLQGEYAKISEQITTLPSLTEQVKQIYAASMELNDKLKRLEQSYIAVKNSTTAMLNTITEIRNEKRIINDQDTREMPIEGSQNVQRISANT
- the LOC122635446 gene encoding uncharacterized protein LOC122635446 isoform X2 produces the protein MKILNNKEKTMQGNKETVNLLDLLSETESDIPDLVLTPRKKKVKRRYRQGSTVKIKDSDICGCNKSDIRVISLWVVALLIIFWLIALSWVAAIFYGEIERMDTSIKLVIAGNEGVPDALQKCHSMSRDLQNNQTVIFSHLSDLRFQISNVTIQLVNIQHGLHQVQEWVHAAPELANVPKDLKALSTTVVSLGSQIRDLDSTVTTLKETNTRIQNIQTTMLQNITNIQHTVSELINITQKPQILTTNETKLKTEELNAAILRVTNNLTHVNETLSRTLQWTSEDQKKDHKILNSLLDTTQNVSTKVISLQGEYAKISEQITTLPSLTEQVKQIYAASMELNDKLKRLEQSYIAVKNSTTAMLNTITEIRNEKRIINDQDTREMPIEGSQNVQRISANT